A genomic region of Drosophila kikkawai strain 14028-0561.14 chromosome X, DkikHiC1v2, whole genome shotgun sequence contains the following coding sequences:
- the DIP-alpha gene encoding homeotic protein ultrabithorax isoform X3: protein MIVTSNKYHVQESTQSMYETKMSMIVRKFQKDDVGSYRCIAKNSLGEVDSSIRLYEIPGPNRNKNPSNGSGKGGGGAGGLDADANDILKQKQQVKVTYQPDDEELQYGSAEDFDGDGGYGDGGGMGGGGGLTPLSPHVYYTSGNKPATHKPGSSGGNQHQHQHQQHHHHHHHQQHGAAGTGAGGAGGVGAGAGAAGGGGGGEATRKPTYYGGNTEGRVPIDNNEMSSGGSRLRGNTPRCPILMGLLLLLTLPLSLSLSLDSWPRSSRQCRQPLLMGLSAVSGFLLTLSLCLL from the exons ATGATTGTCACATCGAACAAGTACCATGTGCAGGAGAGCACGCAGTCCATGTACGAGACAAAAATGTCAATGATAGTGCGAAAGTTTCAGAAGGACGATGTCGGATCCTATCGCTGCATAGCCAAAAACTCACTGGGAGAAGTTGACAGCAGCATCCGGTTATATG AAATCCCCGGACCGAATCGTAATAAAAATCCTTCGAACGGCAGCGGAAAAGGCGGCGGTGGTGCTGGAGGCCTGGACGCGGATGCCAATGACATTTTAAAGCAGAAACAACAAGTCAAAGTCACCTACCAGCCGGACGACGAGGAGCTGCAGTACGGATCCGCTGAGGATTTCGACGGCGACGGTGGCTATGGCGATGGTGGTGGTATgggaggaggcggtggcctGACACCGTTATCGCCGCACGTTTACTACACCAGCGGCAATAAACCGGCCACACATAAGCCGGGCAGCTCCGGCGGcaatcagcatcagcatcaacatcagcagcaccatcaccaccaccatcaccagcagcaCGGAGCGGCGGGCACTGGAGCAGGTGGTGCTGGGGGAGTGGGGGCCGGAGCAGGTgcagcaggcggcggcggtggtggggAGGCAACCCGTAAGCCGACCTATTATGGCGGCAATACGGAAGGGCGCGTACCCATCGACAACAACGAAATGAGCTCCGGCGGCTCGCGATTACGGGGCAATACCCCACGTTGCCCCATCCTGATggggctcctgctcctgctcacCCTGCCACTGTCACTGTCCCTGTCCTTGGACTCCTGGCCACGGAGTAGCCGGCAATGTCGACAGCCGCTCTTAATGGGTTTGTCGGCCGTGTCCGGCTTTCTGCTGACGCTCTCCCTCTGCCTTTTATAA
- the LOC108080170 gene encoding uncharacterized protein — MDKGSAGSKRSYAARNGSQEEKAKRKEQPLKAGEALAAKESTVKKEPAEPAVKADPSVKAEPTTATASSIPAIDKLRRFCFIGSTDSPVYTVPTLDIIVESNYAVLQDLCGKVAESELVECLASVLGSGPNAEHLPRSDEPLLILAVFLSTHGDIKQRKIMRNKFADLVAGERELLLFIQLVKRLQKVLDRKTPFNRTVRKAVLGWYGKQSLDKLLHLWSVGDAARWSSHRDLLHRCHFQDEDFRPEIMAALKLLSTSPRELSKWPSFLDPLASCRPIIEGVVKLRLLQDSHEALPIVKKLALSWEHVPLHLLHAPCLSKFLLPGMSYDQILHSWLRLFRRHRHVRPLEEQLRDEQRLKAGNVPPVRLLLEDMRVRRPKIKGQIHASSSFLHSVYERSFGLNKALGRRLHITLNLEQCYMRKNLTGHCRSMEYVDALVALAFGYFRSDPKVTVQFWHDRSGQLKTLPWTKEMSMEEAKACCENQKVLKIKQSLTDILDRALEDEKNTYDVFLVLVPGAGRGNPGNSSAKLALRLDEYREKRSSNAKFIMVTLRQNHGSMRYSAERNENLLELCSLDEHTPRLINAFARRKFY, encoded by the exons ATGGATAAGGGCTCGGCGGGGTCCAAGAGATCCTACGCGGCCCGCAATGGATCGCAGGAGGAGAAGGCGAAGCGGAAGGAGCAGCCACTAAAGGCGGGGGAAGCGCTGGCTGCCAAGGAAT CTACAGTGAAGAAGGAGCCTGCTGAGCCCGCCGTCAAGGCTGATCCCTCCGTCAAGGCTGAACCCACCACGGCCACCGCCTCATCCATTCCGGCGATTGACAAACTGCGCCGCTTCTGCTTCATTGGCTCGACGGATTCGCCCGTTTACACCGTCCCCACCCTGGACATCATCGTGGAGAGCAACTATGCGGTGCTGCAGGATCTGTGCGGCAAGGTGGCCGAGTCCGAGCTGGTGGAGTGCCTTGCCAGTGTCCTGGGCAGCGGGCCGAACGCGGAGCATTTGCCGCGGTCGGACGAGCCGCTCCTCATTCTGGCCGTCTTCCTCAGCACGCACGGCGACATTAAGCAGCGGAAGATCATGCGCAATAAGTTCGCCGATCTTGTGGCCGGCGAGagggagctgctgctgttcatCCAGCTGGTGAAGAGGCTGCAGAAGGTGCTCGACCGAAAGACGCCCTTCAATCGCACCGTGCGCAAGGCGGTCCTCGGATGGTATGGCAAGCAGTCGCTGGACAAGCTGCTGCACCTGTGGTCCGTGGGAGACGCTGCCCGCTGGTCGTCGCATCGCGATCTGCTGCATCGCTGTCACTTCCAGGACGAGGATTTCCGGCCGGAGATAATGGCTGCCCTGAAGCTGCTTTCCACTTCGCCCCGCGAGCTGTCCAAGTGGCCCAGCTTCCTGGATCCCCTGGCCAGCTGTCGGCCGATTATCGAGGGTGTGGTGAAGCTGCGCCTGCTGCAGGATTCCCACGAGGCTCTGCCCATTGTAAAGAAGCTGGCGCTGAGCTGGGAACATGTGCCGCTCCACCTGTTGCACGCTCCCTGTCTCTCCAAGTTTCTGCTTCCGGGGATGAGCTACGACCAAATTCTGCACAGCTGGCTACGTCTCTTCCGACGCCATCGCCACGTGCGTCCCCTGGAGGAGCAGCTGAGGGACGAGCAAAGGCTGAAAGCGGGCAATGTGCCGCCGGTGCGACTGCTGCTGGAGGACATGCGTGTGAGGAGGCCCAAGATCAAGGGACAGATCCATGCGAGCTCTAGCTTTCTGCACAGCGTCTACGAGAGATCCTTTGGTCTGAACAAGGCGCTGGGCCGCCGGCTGCACATCACCCTTAATCTGGAGCAGTGCTACATGCGCA AAAACCTCACCGGTCACTGTCGGTCGATGGAATACGTGGATGCCTTGGTGGCCTTGGCCTTTGGCTATTTTCGTAGCGATCCCAAGGTGACGGTGCAGTTCTGGCACGATCGCAGTGGCCAGCTGAAGACGCTGCCCTGGACCAAGGAGATGTCCATGGAGGAGGCCAAGGCCTGCTGCGAGAATCAGAAG GTGCTCAAGATCAAGCAATCGCTGACGGATATCCTGGATCGGGCTTTGGAGGATGAGAAGAACACTTACGATGTGTTCCTGGTGCTGGTGCCGGGGGCAGGGCGCGGTAATCCGGGCAATAGCTCCGCAAAGTTGGCCCTCCGGCTGGACGAGTATCGCGAGAAGCGGAGCTCCAATGCCAA ATTCATAATGGTGACTCTGCGGCAGAACCACGGCTCCATGCGGTATAGCGCCGAACGGAACGAGAATCTGCTGGAACTGTGCAGCCTGGATGAGCATACGCCGCGCCTGATCAACGCCTTTGCCCGCAGGAAGTTCTACTAA
- the LOC108080055 gene encoding uncharacterized protein, with protein MFNYTKILAEQLGFPEDRLAVLAGFGGFVGGLRPAHKALMCVGAATVACMLVGLTVKSLKKRGKASGNGNKNDKGLDDNDEATGCKRQRMSINIVSGSQLGPNVEAMGMDKDTLPPQDPLQVDQGLGEEDTIAVIW; from the coding sequence ATGTTCAACTATACAAAGATCCTGGCCGAGCAGCTGGGATTTCCAGAGGATAGACTTGCCGTTTTGGCTGGATTTGGTGGCTTCGTGGGAGGTCTGCGTCCTGCCCACAAGGCGCTAATGTGTGTGGGCGCTGCCACTGTGGCCTGTATGCTGGTGGGTCTAACGGTCAAGTCGCTCAAGAAACGTGGAAAGgcaagcggaaacggaaacaaaaATGATAAAGGGctcgacgacaacgacgaagCTACTGGTTGCAAAAGGCAGCGCATGTCCATCAATATAGTGAGTGGATCGCAGCTTGGACCCAATGTGGAGGCCATGGGCATGGACAAGGATACCTTGCCGCCACAGGATCCGCTGCAGGTGGATCAGGGACTCGGCGAGGAGGATACCATCGCTGTTATATGGTAG
- the DIP-alpha gene encoding lachesin isoform X2 produces the protein MRVTAKRLRKRYFQTAKIDRNGKMLIHLLVVVTLMEAIGAFQPEFVESISNVSVAVGRDATFTCHVRHLGGYRVGWLKADTKAIQAIHENVITHNPRVTVSHLDQNTWNLHIKAVSEEDRGGYMCQLNTDPMKSQIGFLDVVIPPDFISEDTSSDVIVPEGSPVRLTCRARGYPEPIVTWRREDGNEIVLKDNVGTKTLAPSFRGEVLKLSKISRNEMGSYLCIASNGVPPSVSKRISLSIHFHPVIQVPNQLVGAPLGTDVQIECHVEASPKSINYWIKDTGEMIVTSNKYHVQESTQSMYETKMSMIVRKFQKDDVGSYRCIAKNSLGEVDSSIRLYEIPGPNRNKNPSNGSGKGGGGAGGLDADANDILKQKQQVKVTYQPDDEELQYGSAEDFDGDGGYGDGGGMGGGGGLTPLSPHVYYTSGNKPATHKPGSSGGNQHQHQHQQHHHHHHHQQHGAAGTGAGGAGGVGAGAGAAGGGGGGEATRKPTYYGGNTEGRVPIDNNEMSSGGSRLRGNTPRCPILMGLLLLLTLPLSLSLSLDSWPRSSRQCRQPLLMGLSAVSGFLLTLSLCLL, from the exons CAATTGGCGCCTTTCAGCCGGAGTTTGTGGAGAGCATTTCCAACGTGTCCGTCGCCGTTGGACGGGATGCAACCTTCACGTGTCACGTCCGCCATTTGGGCGGCTATCGG GTGGGCTGGCTGAAGGCCGACACCAAGGCCATTCAGGCCATTCACGAGAACGTGATCACCCACAATCCACGTGTCACGGTCAGCCATTTGGATCAGAACACCTGGAATCTGCACATTAAGGCGGTTTCCGAGGAGGATCGTGGCGGTTATATGTGTCAGTTGAACACGGATCCCATGAAGAGTCAG ATAGGCTTTCTGGATGTCGTGATTCCGCCGGACTTTATCAGCGAGGACACCTCATCGGATGTGATTGTGCCGGAGGGTAGTCCGGTGCGACTGACTTGTCG AGCTCGCGGCTATCCTGAACCGATTGTCACCTGGCGGCGCGAGGATGGCAACGAGATAGTCCTCAAGGACAATGTGGGCACCAAGACTTTGG CACCCTCTTTTCGCGGCGAAGTCCTGAAGCTGTCGAAGATCTCCAGGAATGAGATGGGGTCCTACCTGTGCATCGCCTCCAATGGAGTGCCCCCATCGGTTTCCAAGCGGATCTCTCTCAGCATACACT TTCACCCAGTCATCCAAGTGCCGAATCAATTAGTCGGCGCACCACTTGGCACTGATGTTCAAATCGAGTGTCACGTCGAGGCCTCGCCCAAATCAATTAACTACTGGATTAAGGACACgg GTGAAATGATTGTCACATCGAACAAGTACCATGTGCAGGAGAGCACGCAGTCCATGTACGAGACAAAAATGTCAATGATAGTGCGAAAGTTTCAGAAGGACGATGTCGGATCCTATCGCTGCATAGCCAAAAACTCACTGGGAGAAGTTGACAGCAGCATCCGGTTATATG AAATCCCCGGACCGAATCGTAATAAAAATCCTTCGAACGGCAGCGGAAAAGGCGGCGGTGGTGCTGGAGGCCTGGACGCGGATGCCAATGACATTTTAAAGCAGAAACAACAAGTCAAAGTCACCTACCAGCCGGACGACGAGGAGCTGCAGTACGGATCCGCTGAGGATTTCGACGGCGACGGTGGCTATGGCGATGGTGGTGGTATgggaggaggcggtggcctGACACCGTTATCGCCGCACGTTTACTACACCAGCGGCAATAAACCGGCCACACATAAGCCGGGCAGCTCCGGCGGcaatcagcatcagcatcaacatcagcagcaccatcaccaccaccatcaccagcagcaCGGAGCGGCGGGCACTGGAGCAGGTGGTGCTGGGGGAGTGGGGGCCGGAGCAGGTgcagcaggcggcggcggtggtggggAGGCAACCCGTAAGCCGACCTATTATGGCGGCAATACGGAAGGGCGCGTACCCATCGACAACAACGAAATGAGCTCCGGCGGCTCGCGATTACGGGGCAATACCCCACGTTGCCCCATCCTGATggggctcctgctcctgctcacCCTGCCACTGTCACTGTCCCTGTCCTTGGACTCCTGGCCACGGAGTAGCCGGCAATGTCGACAGCCGCTCTTAATGGGTTTGTCGGCCGTGTCCGGCTTTCTGCTGACGCTCTCCCTCTGCCTTTTATAA
- the Gas8 gene encoding dynein regulatory complex subunit 4 — MPPKGKKGKKGKKMPVLIDGVDTSAMTRDQLEAFALRLKAEMDREREERNYFQLERDKIRTFWEITRQQLDETRYELQQKDKEIEATQDLADIDTKHVMQQMKHLQFENHNKLGELRAEAMTQLKLAQEHHALQENELQRDKRQLRRMLRERMEMSEMQLRQMEAHFNEKLLDQRITFERERKDNEMLHEEKMIEQKAKLDLFYGTQMFEVEERKNQQIKDLQDHHDLAFNDMKNYYNDITINNLALIGSMKEQLEHLRKQAERSDRIAADTAAENRRLKEPLESANIQLNELRRKLGFYERDKLQLSRLKTRNTRLEKKVKGLTWEAETLILRNDSLVTEREGLKERFNDVIVELQQKTGLKNVLLERKIAALVREDEKRSIVLHETIATCAPNFADKLTCLDERVGNIVDEKNKIILDLRYQVAKARKAHDDLLETYECKLKQYGIPVDELGFKPLKEREHQQLYVCGPAGIITENK, encoded by the exons ATG CCGCCGAAGGGTAAAAAGGGCAAGAAGGGCAAAAAAATGCCAG TTCTTATCGATGGCGTGGACACCTCGGCCATGACCCGTGACCAGCTGGAGGCCTTTGCCCTCCGGCTGAAGGCGGAAATGGATCGGGAGAGGGAGGAGCGCAACTACTTTCAGTTGGAGCGGGACAAGATCCGCACCTTTTGGGAGATCACGCGCCAGCAGCTGG ATGAAACCCGCTATGAGCTGCAGCAGAAGGACAAGGAGATCGAGGCCACACAGGACCTGGCGGACATCGACACCAAGCATGTGATGCAGCAGATGAAGCATCTGCAGTTCGAGAACCACAACAAGCTGGGCGAACTGCGCGCCGAGGCTATGACCCAGCTGAAGCTGGCCCAGGAGCACCATGCCCTCCAGGAGAACGAGCTGCAGCGGGATAAGCGCCAGCTGCGCCGTATGCTCCGCGAGCGGATGGAGATGAGCGAGATGCAGCTGCGCCAGATGGAGGCTCACTTCAACGAAAAGCTTCT GGATCAGCGCATCACCTTCGAGCGCGAGCGCAAGGACAACGAGATGCTGCACGAGGAGAAGATGATCGAGCAAAAGGCCAAGCTGGATCTGTTCTATGGCACCCAGATGTTCGAGGTGGAGGAGCGCAAGAATCAGCAGATCAAGGACCTGCAGGACCACCACGATCTGGCCTTCAACGACATGAAGAACTATTACAACGACATCACCATCAATAATCTGGCACTGATTGGCAGCATGAAGGAGCAGCTGGAGCACCTCCGCAAGCAGGCGGAGCGATCGGACAGGATCGCTGCCGACACAGCGGCGGAGAACCGACGCCTAAAGGAGCCTCTGGAGTCGGCCAACATCCAGTTGAACGAGCTGCGCCGTAAGCTTGGCTTCTACGAACGCGACAAGCTGCAGCTAAGTCGCCTCAAGACGCGAAATACGCGCCTGGAGAAGAAGGTCAAGGGTCTCACCTGGGAGGCTGAAACGCTCATCCTACGCAACGATTCCCTGGTAACCGAACGGGAGGGACTAAAGGAGCGTTTCAACGACGTCATTGTGGAGCTGCAGCAGAAGACTGGCCTGAAGAATGTCCTCTTGGAGAGAAAGATCGCGGCCTTGGTAAGGGAGGACGAGAAGCGCAGCATAGTTCTGCACGAGACCATAGCCACCTGTGCCCCGAACTTTGCCGATAAGTTGACGTGCCTGGACGAGCGTGTGGGCAACATTGTTGACGAGAAGAACAAGATTATTTTGGACCTGCGCTACCAGGTGGCCAAGGCGCGCAAGGCCCACGACGATCTCCTGGAGACCTACGAGTGCAAGCTCAAGCAGTACGGAATTCCCGTCGATGAGCTGGGCTTCAAGCCGCTCAAGGAGCGGGAACATCAGCAGCTGTATGTGTGCGGACCGGCGGGAATAATCACGGAGAATAAGTAA